One window of Papaver somniferum cultivar HN1 chromosome 9, ASM357369v1, whole genome shotgun sequence genomic DNA carries:
- the LOC113310342 gene encoding uncharacterized protein LOC113310342 yields the protein MEFNFKSWITLNKVWEERPWSINGYLVILYDYNRQMVYQDLDWEHQSFWIQLKKLLPEHMNPPAVKKIGEIMGEVIAIQPEDAIPSASYPVKVCVQINLSNPLRRGVMALTNSGCTRWIKFFYEKQTHKICTDCYLLQHVQGVCKAAAEFLDKAHKKPHFFEAAGTGGKRITQEGRTNSVIPKAVQKETSKKNSFVHPQDGLRVISRTAFEDQEGDNSGEGRLGKRPRSASVQLIQDTSSSCSSS from the coding sequence ATGGAATTCAATTTTAAGAGCTGGATTACTCTCAACAAAGTCTGGGAAGAAAGACCATGGAGCATCAATGGTTATCTGGTAATCCTATATGATTATAACAGACAAATGGTTTATCAAGATTTAGACTGGGAACATCAATCTTTCTGGATTcaattgaagaaactgttaccagaACATATGAATCCTCCTGCTGTGAAGAAGATTGGGGAAATAATGGGTGAAGTCATTGCTATCCAACCAGAAGATGCAATTCCCTCAGCTAGTTATCCTGTAAAAGTTTGTGTTCAGATTAACTTAAGCAATCCTCTAAGAAGGGGAGTTATGGCTCTCACCAACTCTGGCTGCACAAGATGGATTAAGTTCTTCTATGAGAAGCAAACTCATAAGATCTGCACTGATTGTTATCTCCTGCAACATGTTCAAGGGGTATGTAAGGCTGCTGCTGAGTTCTTGGATAAGGCTCATAAGAAACCACATTTCTTTGAGGCTGCTGGTACTGGGGGGAAAAGGATTACTCAAGAGGGAAGGACTAATTCTGTGATTCCAAAAGCAGTTCagaaggaaacttcaaagaaaaataGCTTTGTCCATCCTCAAGATGGGTTAAGAGTTATCTCAAGAACTGCATTTGAGGATCAAGAAGGTGACAATTCTGGAGAAGGTAGACTTGGAAAAAGACCTAGAAGTGCTTCAGTTCAGCTTATTCAAGACACAAGcagctcttgttcttcttcttag